Proteins encoded within one genomic window of Acidovorax sp. 107:
- a CDS encoding glutathione S-transferase family protein has product MLALYGHPFSSYTQKVLIALYENGTPFELLSLDPAEPVSHSADWLRHWPLAKFPVLVDGDHTVVESSIVIEHLQLAHPGPVLLIPADPRAALDVRFMDRFFDLHVMAPVQHAVNAALNGNAERKAEGVAWATEKLEKAYAWLEGMWAGRTWAAGDSFSLADCAAAPSLFYADWTHPITATYPQLRAYRARLLARPSFARAVEGGRPYRHYFPLGAPDRD; this is encoded by the coding sequence ATGCTCGCCCTCTACGGCCACCCCTTTTCGTCCTACACCCAGAAGGTGCTGATCGCGCTGTACGAGAACGGCACGCCGTTTGAGCTGCTCAGTCTCGACCCCGCTGAGCCCGTCAGCCATTCCGCCGACTGGCTGCGCCATTGGCCGCTGGCCAAGTTTCCAGTGCTGGTGGACGGCGACCACACGGTGGTGGAAAGCAGCATCGTGATCGAGCACCTGCAGCTCGCGCACCCGGGGCCGGTGCTGCTGATTCCTGCCGACCCCCGGGCGGCGCTGGACGTGCGGTTCATGGACCGCTTCTTTGACCTGCACGTGATGGCCCCGGTGCAGCACGCGGTCAACGCCGCGCTGAACGGCAACGCCGAGCGCAAGGCAGAAGGCGTGGCCTGGGCCACCGAGAAGCTGGAGAAAGCCTACGCCTGGCTGGAGGGCATGTGGGCAGGGCGCACCTGGGCGGCGGGCGACTCGTTCTCGCTGGCGGACTGCGCTGCGGCGCCCTCGCTGTTCTATGCCGACTGGACGCACCCCATCACAGCCACCTACCCGCAGCTACGCGCCTACCGCGCCCGGTTGCTCGCACGCCCCTCGTTTGCACGCGCGGTGGAAGGCGGTCGCCCCTACCGCCACTACTTTCCGCTCGGGGCACCCGACCGCGACTGA
- a CDS encoding VOC family protein, with protein MKVEPYLMFEGRCDEALEFYRRALGAEVTMLMRYKDNPEPAAGEGCADGSGPGPTPEMVMHASFTVGDTQIMASDGMGSGHASFQGISLALSPANAADAKRYFDALADGGKVQMPLTKTFFSQAFGMVADRFGVPWMVVAPE; from the coding sequence ATGAAAGTCGAGCCCTACCTGATGTTTGAAGGCCGCTGCGATGAAGCGCTGGAGTTCTACCGCCGCGCCCTTGGCGCCGAGGTCACCATGCTCATGCGCTACAAGGACAACCCCGAGCCCGCCGCTGGTGAGGGCTGCGCCGACGGCAGCGGCCCGGGCCCCACGCCCGAGATGGTCATGCACGCCTCGTTCACCGTGGGCGACACGCAGATCATGGCGTCGGACGGCATGGGCTCGGGTCATGCCAGCTTCCAGGGCATCTCGCTGGCGCTGAGCCCGGCCAATGCGGCCGATGCCAAGCGCTATTTCGACGCGCTGGCCGATGGCGGCAAGGTGCAGATGCCGCTCACCAAGACCTTTTTCTCGCAGGCGTTTGGCATGGTGGCCGACCGCTTTGGCGTGCCCTGGATGGTGGTGGCCCCCGAATGA
- a CDS encoding TetR/AcrR family transcriptional regulator, translating to MTVTTRNKAAANPPTARTTYRHGDLHRALLDAGIELARQGGPDAVVLREATRRAGVAPNAAYRHFANRDDLLGAVRAAAVAAAARSMEAELAMVPTTGSPTAQAHAKVRAVGAGYLRFAHAETGLFRTAFGGRFTVQQTPDPAMGGATGLNPFQHLSAALDDLVTAGALPPARRPGAEYLAWSTVHGMALLAIDGPLRGTPQQMLDLLGQRLLDMVERGL from the coding sequence ATGACCGTAACCACCCGCAACAAAGCTGCCGCCAACCCGCCCACTGCGCGCACCACCTACCGCCACGGGGATTTGCACCGCGCGCTGCTGGACGCGGGCATTGAACTGGCGCGCCAGGGCGGGCCCGATGCCGTGGTGCTGCGCGAGGCCACGCGCCGCGCGGGTGTGGCACCCAATGCGGCCTACCGCCATTTCGCCAACCGCGACGACCTGCTGGGCGCTGTGCGCGCCGCCGCCGTGGCGGCCGCCGCGCGGTCGATGGAGGCCGAGTTGGCCATGGTGCCCACCACCGGCAGCCCGACCGCGCAGGCCCATGCCAAGGTACGCGCCGTGGGCGCCGGCTACCTGCGGTTTGCGCACGCCGAAACGGGGCTCTTTCGCACCGCGTTCGGCGGCCGCTTCACGGTGCAGCAAACCCCCGACCCCGCCATGGGCGGCGCCACGGGGCTCAACCCCTTCCAGCACCTGAGCGCCGCACTGGACGACCTGGTCACCGCTGGCGCCCTGCCACCCGCGCGCCGCCCGGGCGCCGAATACCTGGCCTGGTCCACCGTGCACGGCATGGCTCTGCTCGCCATCGACGGGCCGCTGCGCGGCACGCCCCAGCAGATGCTGGATCTGCTGGGCCAGCGCCTGCTGGACATGGTGGAACGGGGGCTGTGA
- a CDS encoding YafY family protein, protein MRASRLLSLQMLLETRGRMSAQALAEALEVSVRTLYRDVDQLSAAGVPIYAERGRHGGFALLPGWKTALTGLTPSEAQAVFLSGLPGPAQDLGLGGDVAGARLKLLAALPAAWRDDAQRVSTRLHLDPVDWYRESDPTPHLPTVAAAVWSGHQITLRYEGWARTAERTVSPLGLVLKAGVWYLVALPAGVDARGPRTYRVSNILAATALDQPAKRPAGFDLPGYWAASIRRFESGLYTGEAALLATPEGLRGLRTLSSAVARAVAAAPPSRRKDGRTAVTIPIESVEHACGQLMRLSPQVEVLRPMALRRALVARVQATARLYGLVAE, encoded by the coding sequence ATGCGCGCCAGCCGTTTGTTGTCCCTCCAGATGCTGCTGGAAACGCGCGGCCGCATGAGCGCACAGGCGCTGGCCGAGGCGCTGGAGGTGTCGGTGCGCACGCTGTACCGCGATGTGGACCAACTCAGCGCTGCGGGCGTGCCCATCTATGCCGAGCGCGGGCGCCATGGTGGTTTTGCACTGCTGCCGGGCTGGAAGACCGCGCTCACAGGCCTCACGCCGTCCGAGGCGCAGGCCGTGTTCTTGAGTGGCCTGCCCGGCCCTGCGCAGGACCTGGGTCTGGGCGGCGATGTCGCGGGCGCGCGCCTGAAGCTGCTGGCCGCACTCCCCGCCGCCTGGCGCGACGACGCGCAGCGTGTCAGCACCCGCCTGCACCTGGACCCGGTGGACTGGTACCGCGAGAGCGACCCCACACCGCACCTGCCCACGGTGGCGGCCGCCGTGTGGAGCGGCCACCAGATCACCCTGCGCTACGAGGGCTGGGCGCGCACGGCAGAGCGCACCGTGAGTCCGCTCGGCCTGGTGCTGAAAGCGGGCGTGTGGTACCTGGTCGCGCTGCCCGCGGGGGTGGACGCGCGCGGGCCACGCACCTACCGGGTGTCGAACATCCTCGCGGCCACGGCGCTGGACCAACCGGCCAAACGCCCCGCAGGCTTTGACCTGCCCGGCTATTGGGCTGCGTCGATCCGGCGTTTTGAGTCAGGCCTGTACACGGGCGAGGCCGCACTGCTGGCCACGCCCGAAGGGCTGCGCGGCCTGCGCACGCTCAGCAGCGCTGTGGCCCGTGCGGTGGCCGCCGCCCCGCCGTCCCGCCGCAAGGATGGCCGCACGGCCGTGACGATCCCCATTGAATCGGTGGAGCATGCCTGCGGGCAACTGATGCGGCTGTCGCCGCAGGTGGAGGTGCTGCGGCCCATGGCATTGCGCCGCGCGCTGGTGGCGCGGGTGCAGGCCACGGCGCGGCTGTATGGGCTGGTTGCCGAATGA
- a CDS encoding NIPSNAP family protein, whose product MPTTDPHAIVELRQYTLHPQQREVLIDLFDREFVETQEALGMRVLGQFRDLDRPDQFVWLRGFADMPARHRALEGFYGGPVWAAHRNAANATMIDSDNVHLLCPAWPGATAALPQHARPQPGAQGAAAGILQVTVFPLREPATPPLLDFCRHRMAPTLLRGGARQLAWYCTEHSPNTFARLPVREGEPVLVGLALFGDEAALQSFADSGAWARDVAPGLASWLAAAPEVLRLQPTARSALHA is encoded by the coding sequence ATGCCCACCACCGATCCCCACGCCATCGTCGAACTGCGCCAATACACCTTGCACCCCCAGCAGCGCGAAGTGCTCATCGACCTGTTCGACCGGGAGTTTGTGGAAACCCAGGAGGCGCTCGGCATGCGCGTCCTGGGCCAGTTTCGCGACCTGGACCGGCCCGACCAGTTCGTCTGGCTGCGTGGCTTTGCCGACATGCCGGCGCGCCACCGCGCGCTGGAGGGCTTTTATGGCGGCCCCGTGTGGGCAGCGCACCGCAATGCCGCCAATGCAACCATGATCGATTCGGACAACGTGCACCTGCTCTGCCCGGCCTGGCCCGGTGCCACGGCCGCCCTGCCGCAGCATGCTCGGCCGCAGCCCGGCGCGCAAGGCGCCGCCGCCGGCATCCTGCAGGTCACCGTGTTCCCGTTGCGGGAGCCCGCCACACCACCGCTGCTGGACTTCTGCCGCCACCGCATGGCGCCCACCCTGCTGCGTGGCGGCGCGCGCCAGCTCGCTTGGTATTGCACCGAGCACAGTCCCAACACCTTTGCCCGCCTGCCGGTGCGCGAAGGCGAGCCCGTGCTGGTGGGCCTGGCCCTGTTTGGCGACGAGGCTGCGTTGCAGTCGTTTGCCGACAGCGGGGCCTGGGCACGCGACGTGGCGCCCGGTCTTGCCTCCTGGCTGGCGGCAGCGCCCGAGGTGCTGCGCCTGCAGCCCACCGCGCGCTCAGCTCTGCACGCCTGA
- a CDS encoding oxidoreductase produces the protein MTPTTATTTHSSYSRVWMITGASRGIGARIAEAALAQGDAVVATSRDAASVEKRLGVHDALLPLALDVTDEAQARHAVGAALDRFGRIDVLVNNAGYGLLGAVEEATADEVLRLYDTNVFGLLHVTRAVLPAMRARRAGHVINISSLGGVQSAAGFGLYCSTKFAVEGITEALHAELAPLGIHATVVEPGYFRTEFLDSASLAVSHRVLEDYAESAGAVREAARRINLNQPGDPVRLAQAVMQLVASPTPPLRLPLGTDTLQTIADKHAFVAKETAQWRAVAASTDFPVQEKAPQMA, from the coding sequence ATGACTCCCACCACAGCCACCACCACCCATTCCTCGTATTCCCGCGTCTGGATGATCACCGGCGCCTCGCGCGGCATCGGCGCGCGCATTGCCGAGGCCGCGCTGGCCCAGGGCGATGCCGTGGTCGCCACGTCGCGCGATGCCGCCTCGGTCGAAAAGCGCTTGGGCGTACATGATGCCCTGCTGCCCCTGGCGTTGGACGTGACCGACGAGGCACAGGCCCGCCATGCCGTGGGCGCGGCGCTCGACCGCTTCGGCCGCATCGACGTGCTGGTCAACAACGCGGGCTATGGCCTGCTGGGCGCGGTCGAAGAAGCCACCGCCGACGAGGTGCTGCGCCTGTACGACACCAATGTGTTCGGCCTGCTGCATGTGACCCGCGCCGTGCTGCCCGCCATGCGCGCGCGCCGCGCCGGGCATGTGATCAACATTTCGTCGCTGGGCGGCGTGCAGTCGGCCGCCGGGTTTGGCCTGTACTGCTCCACCAAGTTCGCGGTCGAGGGCATCACCGAAGCGCTGCATGCCGAGCTGGCGCCGCTGGGCATCCACGCCACGGTGGTGGAGCCGGGGTACTTCCGCACCGAGTTTCTGGACAGCGCCTCATTGGCCGTATCACACCGGGTGCTGGAGGACTACGCCGAGAGCGCTGGGGCCGTGCGCGAAGCCGCGCGCCGCATCAACCTGAACCAGCCCGGCGACCCCGTGCGCCTGGCCCAGGCCGTGATGCAGCTGGTGGCCAGCCCCACGCCCCCGCTGCGCCTGCCGCTGGGCACGGACACGCTGCAAACCATTGCCGACAAACATGCCTTCGTGGCGAAAGAGACGGCCCAGTGGCGTGCGGTGGCGGCGTCCACGGACTTCCCGGTGCAGGAAAAAGCGCCCCAGATGGCGTGA
- a CDS encoding LysR family transcriptional regulator encodes MAINELRAIANFAKAAELGSLRQAAAAQGITPQASSQLLVQLESHLGVRLFHRTTRSLSLTEEGRQFLASAQPGLATLQHAVQGARRGREAMAGPLRIVAPRSILLEVIWPVLHEFCRRHPLVEPDVQLDDRIGNWVEDRVDVGFRSGYPPEGGVVARRLLTLQLIVCAAPAYIARHGAPASIDDLAQHRCSGFRHASTGKPMPWEFQVGDDIVARTIHPTFCTNDIEVEARAVLGGHAVGQLVGVTAAPLVRSGQLVPLLPQHVAQHLALYVYYGSRTALPARVRAFIDLAVEMVANNPAYLLTPKELATHGPAVQKKPRARKPTQ; translated from the coding sequence ATGGCCATCAATGAACTGCGCGCCATCGCCAACTTTGCCAAGGCCGCCGAGCTGGGCAGCCTGCGCCAAGCGGCGGCCGCGCAGGGCATCACGCCACAGGCGTCCAGCCAGTTGCTGGTGCAGCTCGAATCGCACCTGGGCGTGCGGCTGTTCCACCGCACCACGCGCAGCCTGAGCCTCACCGAAGAAGGGCGGCAGTTCCTGGCCTCCGCACAGCCGGGCCTGGCCACACTGCAGCACGCGGTGCAAGGCGCGCGGCGCGGGCGTGAGGCCATGGCGGGGCCGCTGCGCATCGTGGCGCCGCGCTCCATCCTGCTGGAGGTGATCTGGCCGGTGCTGCACGAGTTCTGCCGCCGCCACCCCCTGGTGGAACCCGATGTGCAGCTGGACGACCGCATCGGCAACTGGGTGGAAGACCGCGTGGATGTGGGCTTCCGCTCGGGCTACCCGCCCGAGGGCGGCGTGGTGGCGCGGCGGCTGCTCACGCTGCAGCTCATCGTGTGCGCAGCGCCTGCGTACATCGCGCGCCACGGGGCGCCGGCCAGCATCGACGACCTGGCGCAGCACCGCTGCAGCGGCTTTCGCCATGCGTCCACCGGCAAGCCCATGCCCTGGGAGTTCCAGGTGGGCGACGACATCGTGGCGCGCACCATTCACCCCACGTTCTGCACCAACGACATCGAGGTGGAGGCCCGTGCGGTGCTGGGCGGCCACGCGGTGGGCCAGCTGGTGGGCGTGACGGCCGCGCCGCTGGTACGCAGCGGCCAGCTGGTGCCGCTGCTGCCCCAGCATGTGGCGCAGCACCTGGCGCTGTACGTGTACTACGGCAGCCGCACGGCGCTGCCAGCGCGCGTGCGGGCGTTTATCGACCTGGCGGTGGAGATGGTGGCCAACAACCCCGCCTACCTGCTCACGCCCAAAGAGCTGGCGACCCACGGCCCGGCTGTACAGAAAAAGCCCCGGGCGCGAAAGCCCACGCAGTGA
- a CDS encoding SDR family oxidoreductase, whose amino-acid sequence MSSVSETSPVSAPSSPGRPLAGKVAFVTGGARGIGAAIVRRLARDGAAVAFTYSSSAAPAQALVADIAASGGKALALQADSADAVALTQAVDRAARELGRLDILVNNAGVAIAGELSSFALADFDHTLNVNVRAVFVATQAAVRHMGQGGAYGRVITIGSTNSDRVPWAGFSVYGMSKAAIVGLTKGLARDLGPRGITVNNVQPGPVNTDMNPADGPMAGDMHGLMALNRHAHPDEIAGMVAYLAGPESGMVTGASLLIDGGFAA is encoded by the coding sequence ATGTCTTCTGTGTCTGAAACATCCCCGGTCTCTGCTCCTTCATCGCCTGGCCGCCCGCTGGCCGGCAAGGTCGCGTTCGTCACCGGCGGCGCGCGCGGCATTGGCGCGGCCATCGTGCGGCGCCTGGCGCGCGACGGTGCGGCCGTGGCCTTTACCTACAGCAGCTCCGCAGCACCTGCGCAGGCGCTGGTGGCTGACATTGCGGCAAGCGGCGGCAAGGCCTTGGCCCTGCAGGCCGACAGCGCCGATGCCGTCGCCCTCACGCAGGCGGTGGACCGCGCCGCGCGCGAGCTGGGCCGCCTGGACATCCTCGTCAACAACGCGGGCGTCGCCATCGCGGGTGAGCTCAGCAGCTTTGCGCTGGCCGACTTTGACCATACGCTCAATGTGAATGTGCGCGCCGTGTTCGTGGCCACCCAGGCCGCCGTGCGCCACATGGGCCAGGGCGGCGCCTATGGCCGGGTTATCACCATCGGCAGCACCAACTCCGACCGCGTGCCATGGGCCGGATTCAGCGTGTACGGCATGAGCAAGGCCGCCATCGTGGGCCTGACCAAGGGCCTGGCGCGCGACCTGGGCCCGCGTGGCATCACGGTGAACAATGTGCAGCCCGGCCCGGTCAACACCGACATGAACCCGGCTGATGGCCCCATGGCGGGCGACATGCACGGCCTGATGGCACTGAACCGCCACGCGCACCCTGACGAGATCGCGGGCATGGTGGCTTATCTGGCCGGGCCGGAGTCGGGCATGGTGACGGGGGCGAGCTTGTTGATCGACGGCGGGTTTGCGGCCTGA
- a CDS encoding LysR family transcriptional regulator has product MQPLSHLESFVQSAQSGSFSAAARLMGLTPAAVSKNVARLEASLGVRLFQRSTRSLTLTEGGQRLLAQVGPPLTALADAVDHAAEAEQQPAGTLKVSMGQAFGRAYLVPLLAEFLQRYPAIQPDWRFENRQVDLIGEGFDAGIGGGLNLNPDMVARTLGPIHLVVVAAPALLQGRKRAPRHPADLAQWDGIARRNIRTGRINVTTLRNKAGDAAPVELRPRVVFDDPEAMCQAALMGLGLAVLPMPFAQPWLARGDLVRVLPGWWADAGPTSLYYPSKKLLPARTRVFVDFVVEQFSTRGFAQRVRGD; this is encoded by the coding sequence ATGCAGCCCCTCAGCCACCTCGAATCGTTTGTGCAGTCCGCCCAGTCGGGCAGCTTTTCGGCCGCCGCGCGGCTCATGGGCCTGACGCCCGCCGCCGTGAGCAAGAACGTGGCGCGGCTGGAGGCCAGCCTGGGCGTGCGGCTGTTCCAGCGCAGCACGCGCAGCCTTACGCTCACCGAGGGCGGGCAGCGCCTGCTGGCGCAAGTGGGCCCGCCACTCACCGCCCTGGCCGATGCGGTGGACCACGCGGCCGAGGCCGAGCAGCAGCCGGCGGGCACGCTCAAGGTCAGCATGGGCCAGGCCTTTGGCCGCGCGTACCTGGTGCCGCTGCTCGCCGAGTTCTTGCAGCGCTACCCGGCCATCCAGCCCGACTGGCGCTTTGAGAACCGGCAGGTGGATTTGATCGGCGAGGGCTTTGACGCCGGCATTGGCGGCGGCCTGAACCTGAACCCCGACATGGTGGCGCGCACGCTGGGCCCCATCCACCTGGTGGTCGTGGCCGCGCCTGCGCTGCTGCAGGGCCGCAAGCGGGCGCCGCGCCACCCGGCGGACCTGGCGCAGTGGGATGGCATTGCACGGCGCAACATCCGCACCGGGCGCATCAACGTCACCACGCTGCGCAACAAGGCCGGCGATGCGGCTCCCGTGGAGCTGCGCCCGCGCGTGGTGTTCGACGACCCCGAGGCCATGTGCCAGGCCGCGCTCATGGGCCTGGGCCTGGCCGTGCTGCCCATGCCGTTTGCGCAGCCCTGGTTGGCGCGGGGCGACCTGGTGCGGGTGCTGCCCGGCTGGTGGGCCGATGCAGGGCCGACCTCGCTGTACTACCCCAGCAAGAAGCTGCTGCCCGCACGCACCCGGGTGTTTGTGGACTTTGTGGTGGAGCAGTTCAGCACGCGCGGCTTTGCGCAAAGGGTGCGCGGGGACTGA
- a CDS encoding aspartate/glutamate racemase family protein: MPQHIGIVGCSAEGAALCYRTLCAEGAALLGRPHAHPEVTLHTPSLADYVDCLDRNDLQGVADLMLASAHKLARAGADFLICPDNTIHQAMDRVLPHSPLPWLHIAEVVAAEAAARGHRRLALTGTRWLVDSSVYPDALQAQGLQWVRPTEAERSEINRTIMDELVPGLIRPEGVALFQQIIARMQREEGCDAVVLGCTEIPLILSDANSPLPTLDSTRLLARAALRRAVQAD, translated from the coding sequence ATGCCCCAACACATCGGCATCGTGGGCTGCTCCGCCGAAGGGGCTGCTTTGTGTTACCGCACCCTGTGCGCCGAAGGCGCTGCGCTGCTGGGCCGCCCGCATGCGCACCCCGAGGTGACGCTGCACACACCGTCGCTGGCCGACTATGTGGACTGCCTGGACCGGAATGACCTGCAAGGCGTGGCCGACCTGATGCTGGCCTCCGCCCACAAGCTGGCCCGTGCAGGCGCCGATTTTCTGATCTGCCCCGACAACACCATCCACCAGGCGATGGACCGCGTGCTGCCCCACTCGCCGCTGCCCTGGCTGCACATTGCCGAGGTGGTGGCGGCCGAGGCGGCAGCGCGCGGCCACCGGCGTCTGGCCCTGACCGGCACGCGCTGGCTGGTGGACAGCAGCGTGTACCCCGATGCGCTGCAGGCCCAGGGCCTGCAATGGGTGCGCCCCACCGAAGCTGAACGCAGCGAGATCAACCGCACCATCATGGACGAGCTGGTGCCCGGCCTCATTCGCCCTGAGGGCGTGGCCCTGTTCCAGCAGATCATCGCCCGCATGCAGCGCGAGGAAGGCTGTGATGCCGTGGTGCTGGGCTGCACCGAGATCCCGCTGATCCTGAGCGATGCCAACTCCCCGCTGCCCACGCTGGACTCCACCCGCCTGCTGGCCCGTGCTGCGCTGCGGCGGGCCGTGCAGGCTGACTGA
- a CDS encoding alpha/beta hydrolase: MSRPSTPLSAFAFLRTGLGAALCALAAVLTPPAHAQLRGLGPFAQLRDTAAALPAGVQRLADVPYGADPLQRMDVYLPAAGGAVSSAAVASGTRAPVIFMVHGGAWRTGDKAMSRVVQEKVARWVPKGFVFISVNYRLYPAVNVLQEAQDVAMALAASQSRAASWGADASRFILMGHSAGAHLVSLINASPTLAQREGAWPWLGTVSLDSAALNVPVVMTAPHYPFYDEVMGANPLFWAAVSPYHALSGPVPPFQFVCSTERPDHPCLQAQGMARRVRDLGGRAEVLPQELTHGEINAQLGLESAYTRAVETFMASLDAVVAQRLK; the protein is encoded by the coding sequence ATGTCCCGTCCTTCCACCCCACTCTCCGCGTTCGCGTTTCTGCGCACAGGCCTGGGCGCAGCGCTGTGTGCGCTGGCCGCTGTGCTGACCCCGCCCGCCCACGCCCAGCTGCGCGGGCTTGGGCCCTTTGCCCAGTTGCGCGACACCGCCGCGGCCTTGCCCGCCGGTGTGCAGCGCCTGGCCGATGTGCCCTATGGTGCGGACCCGCTGCAGCGCATGGATGTCTACCTGCCCGCCGCTGGCGGCGCCGTCAGCAGCGCTGCGGTGGCCAGCGGTACGCGCGCGCCGGTGATCTTCATGGTGCATGGCGGCGCCTGGCGCACGGGCGACAAGGCCATGTCCCGCGTGGTGCAGGAGAAGGTGGCGCGCTGGGTGCCCAAGGGCTTTGTGTTCATCTCGGTGAACTACCGCCTGTACCCCGCCGTGAACGTGCTGCAGGAGGCGCAGGACGTGGCCATGGCGCTGGCCGCCTCGCAAAGCCGTGCTGCCAGCTGGGGCGCCGACGCATCGCGGTTCATCCTGATGGGGCACTCAGCGGGCGCGCACCTGGTGTCGCTCATCAATGCATCGCCCACCCTGGCCCAGCGTGAGGGGGCCTGGCCCTGGCTGGGCACCGTGTCGCTGGACAGCGCGGCGCTCAATGTGCCGGTGGTGATGACCGCGCCGCACTACCCGTTCTATGACGAGGTGATGGGTGCCAACCCGTTGTTCTGGGCGGCGGTGTCGCCTTACCACGCGCTGTCAGGGCCGGTGCCGCCGTTCCAGTTTGTCTGCTCCACCGAGCGCCCCGACCACCCCTGCCTGCAGGCGCAGGGCATGGCCCGCCGCGTGCGCGACCTGGGCGGCCGTGCCGAGGTGCTGCCGCAAGAGCTGACCCATGGCGAGATCAACGCGCAGCTGGGCCTGGAGAGCGCCTACACGCGGGCCGTGGAGACCTTCATGGCCTCGCTGGACGCCGTGGTGGCGCAGCGGCTCAAGTAG
- the ompR gene encoding two-component system response regulator OmpR, with protein MTEALAKILVADDEPDLRALLQRYLSDQGYSVRTVDGAGPLDVLLQRERFDVLVLDVMMPGEDGLSICRRLRAQGETIPILMLTARGDPVDRIVGLEMGADDYLPKPFNPRELLARIQAMVRRQRLLGAHTGPRQVGGHITFGAFTLWLDERRLERHGGADGDGAQDVPLTTGEFALLQALAQQPHRPLGRDRLIALAHGPDHTATDRSIDVQVMRLRKLIEADPAQPRHIRTVWGVGYVFVPDGAAPGGGGKP; from the coding sequence ATGACGGAAGCCCTGGCCAAGATCCTGGTCGCCGATGACGAACCCGACCTGCGTGCGCTGCTGCAGCGCTACCTGAGCGACCAGGGCTACAGCGTGCGCACGGTCGATGGCGCGGGCCCGCTCGATGTGCTGCTACAGCGCGAGCGCTTTGACGTGCTGGTGCTCGACGTGATGATGCCGGGCGAGGATGGCCTCTCGATCTGCCGCCGCTTGCGCGCGCAGGGCGAGACCATTCCCATCCTGATGCTCACCGCGCGCGGAGACCCCGTGGACCGTATCGTAGGCCTGGAGATGGGTGCCGACGACTACCTGCCCAAGCCCTTCAACCCGCGCGAGCTGCTGGCCCGCATCCAGGCCATGGTGCGCCGCCAGCGCCTGCTGGGTGCACACACCGGGCCGCGCCAAGTGGGCGGGCACATCACGTTTGGCGCATTCACGCTGTGGCTGGATGAGCGCCGGTTGGAACGCCATGGGGGCGCGGACGGCGACGGCGCCCAGGACGTGCCCCTGACCACGGGCGAATTCGCGCTGCTTCAGGCACTGGCACAGCAACCGCACCGGCCCCTGGGCCGTGACCGGCTCATCGCACTGGCCCATGGCCCCGACCACACCGCCACCGACCGCAGCATCGATGTGCAGGTGATGCGCCTGCGCAAGCTCATCGAGGCCGACCCCGCACAGCCGCGCCATATCCGCACCGTATGGGGCGTGGGCTATGTATTTGTGCCCGATGGTGCAGCGCCCGGCGGCGGAGGCAAGCCA